A window of the Nibribacter ruber genome harbors these coding sequences:
- a CDS encoding very short patch repair endonuclease produces MQKPRKKKKKYRLPATPPLTAQERVSKNMRANKSKNTQPEVTLRKALWQAGLRGYRLHWKHAPGKPDICYPGRQLAIYVHGCFWHRCPHCQPALPKSNTTFWEEKFAKNQARDQRHRAQLKAANWQVLVIWECQLQQDLAGCLFAIKALHEGVPDSYSWAA; encoded by the coding sequence ATGCAGAAGCCCCGTAAAAAGAAAAAGAAATACCGCCTGCCCGCCACGCCTCCCTTAACGGCCCAAGAGCGTGTGAGCAAGAACATGCGGGCCAACAAAAGCAAAAATACCCAGCCTGAGGTTACCTTACGAAAAGCTTTGTGGCAAGCGGGTCTGCGCGGCTATAGACTGCACTGGAAACACGCTCCCGGCAAGCCGGACATCTGTTACCCCGGCCGCCAACTGGCCATTTACGTGCACGGCTGTTTCTGGCACCGCTGTCCGCACTGTCAGCCCGCTTTACCTAAATCCAACACCACTTTCTGGGAAGAGAAATTTGCCAAAAACCAAGCAAGAGACCAGAGGCATCGCGCTCAACTAAAAGCCGCTAACTGGCAGGTACTGGTTATCTGGGAATGCCAACTACAACAAGACTTGGCCGGCTGCCTGTTTGCGATTAAGGCCTTGCATGAAGGCGTACCAGATAGTTATTCCTGGGCAGCATAG
- a CDS encoding PRC-barrel domain-containing protein, with product MATNNDYSKGVRLRPLHKLSNFKVADNNLDVRGWEVIGSDGRRIGKVDDLIVDQTLMKVRYLDVDVDPNLLLPDTDDRHILVPIGAAHLDESADEVRVTGLELAGLSRYPFYRGGEVTPDYEYRVLHAVTSPTTSFMTTSSHTTPPDDDFYEHESFDDSRFYQTRRHQDDYLDQRSSSTNADMNHDRHSNVGSSSNMGSPSSAGMAGNSAIDGDIATIERLKRMLDEGTINHDEFTALKRKALGLY from the coding sequence ATGGCAACGAATAATGACTACTCAAAGGGAGTGCGCCTGCGCCCTTTGCATAAACTGAGCAACTTTAAAGTAGCAGACAACAACCTGGACGTGCGCGGCTGGGAGGTGATTGGGTCAGACGGACGCCGCATTGGCAAAGTAGACGACCTCATCGTGGACCAGACCCTCATGAAAGTGCGCTACCTGGACGTAGACGTAGACCCCAACCTGCTGCTGCCTGACACTGATGACCGCCATATCCTGGTGCCCATTGGCGCGGCCCACCTAGACGAGTCTGCCGATGAGGTGCGGGTAACCGGCCTGGAACTGGCCGGCTTGTCACGCTATCCTTTTTACCGGGGCGGCGAGGTGACGCCAGACTATGAATACCGCGTGCTGCACGCGGTGACCAGTCCTACCACCTCGTTCATGACTACGTCTTCGCACACTACGCCGCCAGATGATGACTTCTATGAGCATGAGTCTTTTGACGACAGCCGTTTCTACCAGACACGCCGCCACCAAGATGACTACCTAGACCAGAGAAGCTCCTCAACCAATGCAGACATGAACCATGATAGGCATTCAAATGTGGGCTCTTCGTCAAACATGGGTTCTCCTTCTTCAGCGGGCATGGCGGGCAACAGCGCCATTGACGGTGACATTGCCACCATTGAGCGCCTCAAGCGCATGCTGGATGAAGGCACCATCAACCATGACGAGTTCACGGCTCTTAAAAGGAAAGCCCTAGGCTTGTACTAG
- a CDS encoding MBL fold metallo-hydrolase — protein MQDQIQQVLQQKQQSTFPVAPGIMGMEIVFVNLYFVENPDGSWVLVDAGLYASADRIRKAAEEKFGKSNPPKAILLTHGHFDHVGALQTLADYWNVPVFTHPLELPYLTGLSSYPPPDSSVGGGGMAYMSFMYPKKPITFHGRLETLPPDGSVPFAPEWKWLETPGHSPGHVSFFRERDRVLLVGDAFVTRKPESAMAVLTQKKEVCGPPAYFTPDWDAARASVQKLAGLRPLVAASGHGLPMQGEQLERELSDLARLFDQLAVPSQGRYVGNPAITDERGVVELPPTVKNTVPKVLATAGLVALAGMAAYSLAKNRRNGRVSRQRKRWPAQPHFQHQPGTNATVGHLYHPSASYLDMPDATNNYP, from the coding sequence ATGCAAGATCAGATTCAGCAAGTACTACAGCAGAAACAGCAGTCTACCTTTCCGGTGGCCCCAGGCATCATGGGCATGGAGATTGTCTTTGTGAACCTCTATTTTGTGGAGAACCCAGACGGCTCCTGGGTGTTGGTAGACGCAGGCTTGTACGCCTCGGCAGACCGCATCAGAAAAGCCGCCGAAGAAAAGTTTGGCAAGTCCAACCCGCCCAAGGCCATTTTGCTCACGCACGGGCACTTTGACCACGTGGGCGCCCTGCAGACCTTGGCAGACTATTGGAACGTGCCGGTGTTCACGCACCCGCTAGAGCTGCCGTATTTGACCGGTTTGTCCAGCTACCCTCCGCCAGACTCCAGCGTGGGCGGCGGCGGCATGGCCTATATGTCGTTCATGTATCCCAAGAAACCCATTACGTTCCATGGCAGGCTGGAGACGCTTCCGCCGGATGGTTCCGTGCCGTTTGCCCCAGAATGGAAATGGCTGGAAACGCCGGGCCACTCACCAGGACACGTTTCTTTCTTCAGGGAGCGGGACCGCGTGCTATTGGTAGGCGATGCCTTTGTGACCCGTAAACCAGAGTCTGCCATGGCGGTGCTCACCCAGAAGAAAGAAGTCTGTGGACCGCCAGCGTATTTTACGCCAGACTGGGATGCCGCCCGCGCCTCTGTACAGAAATTAGCCGGCTTGCGCCCTTTGGTGGCGGCCAGCGGACACGGTTTGCCCATGCAAGGCGAGCAGCTAGAACGGGAATTGTCTGACCTGGCGCGTTTGTTTGACCAACTGGCCGTTCCTAGCCAAGGGCGCTACGTGGGCAACCCCGCCATCACAGATGAGCGGGGCGTGGTAGAACTGCCGCCAACGGTTAAGAACACCGTGCCCAAAGTGCTGGCCACCGCGGGGCTGGTTGCCTTGGCCGGCATGGCCGCGTATTCTTTGGCCAAGAACCGCCGCAACGGGCGGGTGTCCAGGCAGCGGAAACGCTGGCCGGCCCAACCACATTTCCAGCACCAACCTGGCACCAATGCAACGGTAGGCCATCTGTACCATCCCTCTGCCAGTTACCTGGACATGCCAGACGCCACCAACAACTATCCGTAA
- a CDS encoding NAD(P)-dependent oxidoreductase translates to MTRLKLGVLREGKVPVDKRVPLSPKKCLQVLQEHPKVQLVVQPSPHRCFKDQEFTDLGIPLREDLSNCDVLFGVKEVPIDQLIPNKTYFFFSHTIKKQPHNQKLLRAVLEKGITLIDYELITNEKGEREVAFGRWAGIVGAYNGILTYGRKWNLFDLKPAHECLDMMDMEEEFFKVRFLPNIKIAVTGGGRVALGAIEVLQRMGIRQVTVPEYLNKEFAEPVFVQLRSSDYHHKPGATAFETQDFYQHPERYQSTFLRFAKVTDLLMSCAYWNPAAPVLFTKEDMREPDFKINTIADISCDVDGPIPSTKRASTIAEPAYDYNPWTTELEPAYASTKNVTVMAVDNLPCELPRNASVDFGRQLLAHVMGPLANGDTEGILARATIAKDGALTERYQYLQDYAMGTLADNK, encoded by the coding sequence ATGACAAGATTAAAGCTAGGCGTTTTAAGAGAAGGCAAGGTGCCTGTAGACAAGCGTGTTCCCCTTTCTCCCAAGAAGTGTCTGCAGGTGTTGCAGGAGCACCCCAAGGTGCAGCTGGTAGTACAACCCAGCCCGCACCGGTGTTTTAAAGACCAGGAGTTTACAGACCTGGGCATACCGCTGCGCGAAGACCTGAGCAACTGTGACGTGCTGTTTGGCGTGAAAGAAGTGCCCATTGACCAGCTCATTCCCAACAAGACCTATTTCTTTTTTTCGCATACCATCAAGAAACAACCTCATAACCAGAAACTACTACGGGCGGTTTTAGAAAAAGGCATCACCCTCATAGACTATGAGCTCATCACCAATGAAAAAGGAGAGCGCGAAGTGGCCTTCGGGCGCTGGGCCGGCATTGTGGGGGCCTACAACGGTATTTTGACCTACGGTCGTAAATGGAACCTCTTTGACCTGAAACCAGCCCACGAGTGCCTGGATATGATGGACATGGAAGAGGAGTTTTTCAAGGTGCGGTTTCTGCCCAACATCAAAATTGCCGTGACGGGCGGCGGCCGCGTGGCGCTAGGCGCCATTGAGGTATTGCAGCGCATGGGCATCAGGCAGGTGACCGTGCCGGAGTATCTAAACAAAGAATTCGCGGAGCCCGTGTTTGTGCAGCTGCGGTCTTCAGACTACCACCATAAGCCAGGAGCAACCGCCTTTGAGACACAGGATTTCTACCAGCACCCAGAGCGCTACCAGTCCACCTTCTTGCGGTTTGCCAAAGTAACGGACCTGCTCATGAGCTGCGCCTACTGGAACCCGGCCGCGCCCGTGCTCTTCACCAAAGAAGACATGCGGGAGCCAGATTTCAAGATCAACACCATTGCAGACATCAGCTGCGATGTGGACGGCCCCATTCCCAGCACCAAGCGCGCGTCTACCATAGCAGAACCGGCCTATGACTATAATCCCTGGACCACGGAGCTAGAGCCGGCGTATGCTTCCACTAAAAACGTGACGGTGATGGCGGTAGACAACCTGCCCTGCGAACTGCCCAGAAATGCCTCGGTAGACTTTGGACGCCAGCTGTTGGCCCACGTCATGGGACCTTTGGCGAACGGCGACACGGAAGGGATTCTGGCCAGAGCCACCATTGCCAAGGACGGAGCGCTCACAGAACGGTACCAGTACCTGCAGGATTACGCCATGGGTACACTGGCAGACAACAAGTAG
- a CDS encoding DUF6960 family protein, which yields MPKKSIEFGVYPWFAGYGYAAIHPANRHEFESLEPQNKVFEKVSELNGWYLLRYGDEEFKVRPDFYAPITPLPFTFGEFVRPAQQPKGMTAQITDIIWNVSEDAAYFGLRIGKQPLDGLYRQSQLMPA from the coding sequence ATGCCCAAGAAGTCTATTGAGTTTGGAGTGTATCCGTGGTTTGCGGGGTATGGCTATGCGGCCATCCATCCGGCCAACCGCCATGAGTTTGAGTCTCTGGAACCGCAGAACAAGGTGTTTGAGAAGGTAAGCGAACTGAACGGCTGGTACCTGCTGCGCTACGGCGACGAGGAGTTCAAGGTACGCCCAGACTTTTACGCGCCCATTACCCCGCTTCCCTTCACGTTTGGCGAGTTTGTGCGCCCTGCTCAGCAACCCAAGGGCATGACGGCCCAGATCACAGACATTATCTGGAACGTGTCTGAAGATGCCGCCTATTTTGGCTTGCGCATTGGCAAACAACCTCTGGACGGCCTCTACCGGCAAAGTCAGCTCATGCCTGCCTAA
- a CDS encoding BamA/TamA family outer membrane protein: MRIHLPRWVVRLSIVTCTLLPVRGWAQTPSLPSSEVTHTVLLAGRWAPNQTSAAPLPLLQTQLQQAGKKSTLVFIGNPFQPATLPGVAAPDRPVLEEKLRAQLQYLQGFEGKVVVMPGEHDAKGKVVQEVRNQERYLSQVLGNDKLILPENACPGPTELAVTDDVHLLLLDTQWLMPNRRMDDKEEMRGCETVGGTATMAAVDDVLRSNEEKNLLVIMSVSPEMKGLEYKLMHRQLAQMYTEHAGLIHAEGNSPALQHRTKDSIHYVSTGLGASNMKPVKDTHPAYASNTPGFAKILYLANGETWLEIWTASDVNSAQGQVAYRAKLSQKPTTKQLQEKIQNMNLSFTGKTATLPASQVYKASKFREWLLGTNYRPEWSTPVTLPLFDIGAQKGGLKVVQRGGGFQTVSLRLEDSTGRQYVLRSVEKYPDAALPAVFRKTIAADVVKDQISASHPYGSLVVTPLADAAGVYHTNPQYFAIPNDPRFGRYLKGFANTIGLFEERPDEDMSDVASMGNAKNVVGTDKVLENTREDQNDQVDQMSLLRARLFDFFIADWDRHDDQWRWAEFKKDGKGKVYKAIPRDRDQAFFVNQGVIPNIASRKWILPKVQGFDESLRDIEGFNFNNRNFDRSFLTGLERADWIAMADSVKASFTDEAIDNAVRQLPDNIYKISGQRLASTLKARRAYIRRDAEDYYEFLAKQVDVAGTDEAEFFEVQRQQDGTTVVSVFKKDSATTAYSPKDRIYQRRFLPAETDEVRLYGLGGNDHFVVKGQGQEGIRVRIIGGNGQDQVIDSSNVEGLRRLTYIYDQPDGITIQAGTEARNLTRHRPTPTYDRLSYKYDYLGPLASFQFNRDDGFLLGGGVLLEKQGFQKQPFAMRHRLVGSYAFATRSFLVDYAGHFTRVRLGLDLKLNVNFKSPGFSDNFFGFSNESEYNPDIDIEYYRYRSSQLYVNALAGRKLGEHATFFAGPAYQAVNVERTPERFLSTLTTSDKRYTDYNDPKAYAGARLEYELDSRDVAALPAKGMHWVIGADLMKGTKATSQDFGRINSELSLYQTVRIPFKLTLATRFGGGHTFGDDFEFFQGQHLDGLNTLRGYRRTRFTGQTSFYNNTEARLRLFTFTTYLFPATVGVFGFHDVGRVWVDGENSKDWHTGYGGGVWFAPVNQVVISLGYTVSEEDKLPLIKAGFFF, encoded by the coding sequence ATGAGAATACACTTACCCCGCTGGGTAGTCCGATTATCGATTGTCACGTGCACCCTGCTTCCAGTGAGAGGTTGGGCACAAACGCCTTCCCTGCCTTCCTCTGAGGTAACGCATACCGTGCTTCTGGCCGGCCGATGGGCTCCCAACCAGACCTCTGCTGCGCCTTTGCCACTACTACAAACGCAACTGCAACAAGCAGGCAAAAAAAGTACGCTGGTATTCATTGGCAATCCCTTTCAGCCGGCTACGCTGCCTGGTGTGGCTGCGCCAGACAGACCTGTCCTGGAAGAAAAGTTGCGCGCGCAGCTCCAGTACCTGCAGGGTTTTGAAGGCAAAGTGGTAGTAATGCCCGGCGAACATGATGCCAAGGGCAAGGTAGTGCAGGAAGTGAGAAACCAGGAGCGCTATCTGTCTCAGGTGCTGGGCAACGACAAACTAATCCTACCAGAGAACGCCTGCCCCGGCCCTACAGAACTGGCCGTCACCGATGACGTGCACCTGCTGCTATTGGACACCCAGTGGCTTATGCCCAACCGCCGCATGGATGACAAAGAGGAGATGCGGGGCTGTGAGACTGTGGGCGGCACCGCCACCATGGCTGCCGTAGATGACGTCTTGCGCAGCAATGAAGAAAAGAACCTGTTGGTGATCATGAGCGTTTCGCCGGAGATGAAGGGGCTGGAGTACAAGCTCATGCACCGGCAGTTAGCCCAGATGTACACAGAGCATGCCGGCCTCATTCACGCCGAAGGCAACTCGCCGGCGCTCCAGCACCGCACCAAGGACAGCATTCATTACGTGAGCACCGGCCTGGGCGCCTCTAACATGAAACCGGTAAAGGATACCCACCCAGCGTATGCTTCCAACACGCCCGGCTTCGCTAAAATCTTGTATCTGGCCAACGGAGAAACCTGGCTGGAGATTTGGACTGCCTCAGACGTGAACAGTGCCCAGGGACAGGTAGCCTACAGAGCCAAACTGTCACAGAAACCCACCACCAAGCAGCTGCAGGAGAAGATTCAAAACATGAACCTGAGCTTTACGGGTAAGACTGCTACGCTGCCGGCCAGCCAGGTGTACAAAGCCAGCAAGTTCAGGGAATGGCTGCTGGGCACTAACTATCGGCCCGAGTGGAGCACGCCCGTTACGTTGCCGCTTTTTGATATTGGCGCACAGAAAGGCGGATTAAAGGTGGTACAGCGCGGGGGTGGTTTCCAGACCGTTTCTTTGCGCCTGGAAGACAGCACCGGCCGCCAGTACGTGCTGCGTTCCGTAGAAAAATACCCAGATGCGGCCCTGCCGGCGGTGTTCAGAAAAACCATTGCCGCCGATGTGGTGAAGGACCAGATCTCGGCTTCACATCCGTATGGTTCTCTGGTAGTGACGCCTTTGGCAGACGCCGCGGGCGTATACCATACCAATCCGCAGTACTTCGCCATACCCAATGATCCGCGCTTTGGCCGCTACCTGAAAGGGTTTGCCAACACCATAGGCCTGTTTGAAGAACGCCCCGACGAGGACATGTCTGACGTGGCCAGCATGGGCAACGCCAAGAACGTGGTGGGTACAGACAAAGTTCTGGAGAACACCCGTGAGGACCAAAATGACCAGGTAGACCAGATGAGCCTCTTGCGGGCGCGCCTGTTTGACTTCTTCATCGCTGACTGGGACCGCCATGACGACCAGTGGCGCTGGGCCGAGTTCAAGAAAGACGGCAAAGGCAAAGTCTACAAAGCCATCCCAAGGGACCGCGACCAGGCCTTCTTCGTGAACCAGGGCGTGATTCCTAACATTGCCAGCCGGAAATGGATTCTCCCCAAGGTGCAGGGTTTTGACGAGAGCCTAAGAGACATTGAGGGCTTCAACTTCAACAACCGCAATTTTGACCGCAGTTTTCTGACAGGATTGGAGCGTGCTGACTGGATAGCCATGGCAGACAGTGTAAAGGCTTCCTTCACAGATGAGGCCATTGACAATGCCGTGCGCCAGCTGCCCGATAACATCTATAAAATCTCAGGCCAGAGATTAGCCAGCACCTTGAAAGCCCGCCGCGCTTACATTAGAAGAGACGCCGAGGACTACTATGAATTCCTGGCCAAGCAGGTAGACGTGGCCGGCACAGATGAGGCCGAGTTCTTTGAAGTACAGCGCCAGCAAGACGGTACCACCGTTGTCTCTGTGTTCAAGAAAGACTCTGCCACTACCGCCTATTCTCCCAAGGACAGAATCTACCAGCGTCGTTTTCTCCCCGCAGAAACAGACGAGGTGCGTCTGTACGGTTTGGGCGGCAATGACCATTTTGTGGTGAAAGGTCAGGGCCAGGAGGGCATTAGGGTGCGTATTATTGGCGGCAACGGCCAGGACCAGGTCATAGACAGTTCCAACGTAGAAGGCCTGCGCCGGCTCACCTACATCTATGACCAGCCAGACGGCATCACTATTCAGGCGGGCACCGAAGCCAGAAACCTCACCCGGCACCGCCCAACGCCTACCTATGACCGCCTTAGCTACAAGTATGATTATTTGGGTCCGCTGGCCTCTTTCCAGTTTAACCGAGACGATGGTTTCTTATTAGGCGGCGGAGTTCTGCTGGAGAAACAGGGCTTTCAGAAGCAGCCTTTTGCCATGCGCCACCGTCTGGTGGGCAGCTACGCGTTTGCCACCCGGTCCTTTTTGGTGGATTATGCGGGGCATTTCACACGCGTGCGCTTAGGCTTGGACTTAAAGCTGAACGTCAACTTTAAGTCGCCGGGCTTCTCAGACAACTTCTTTGGCTTCAGCAATGAGAGCGAATACAATCCAGACATTGACATTGAGTATTACCGCTACCGCTCTTCTCAGTTGTACGTGAATGCCTTGGCGGGCCGAAAGTTAGGAGAACACGCCACGTTCTTTGCCGGACCTGCCTATCAGGCGGTGAATGTTGAGCGCACGCCAGAGCGTTTCCTTTCTACGCTGACCACCTCAGACAAACGGTACACAGACTACAATGACCCTAAAGCCTATGCGGGCGCCCGACTGGAATATGAACTGGACTCTAGAGACGTGGCAGCCCTGCCGGCCAAAGGCATGCACTGGGTCATTGGCGCAGACCTCATGAAAGGAACCAAGGCCACGTCTCAGGACTTCGGGCGCATTAACTCAGAGCTGTCTTTGTACCAGACCGTGCGCATTCCTTTCAAGCTGACCTTGGCCACGCGTTTTGGCGGCGGGCATACCTTCGGGGATGATTTTGAGTTCTTCCAGGGCCAGCACTTGGACGGCTTGAACACTTTGCGTGGCTATAGAAGAACCAGGTTCACCGGTCAGACGTCTTTTTACAACAACACAGAGGCCCGTTTGCGGTTGTTCACCTTTACCACGTACCTGTTCCCGGCCACGGTGGGCGTGTTCGGGTTCCATGACGTGGGCCGCGTGTGGGTAGACGGCGAGAACTCCAAAGATTGGCACACGGGATATGGCGGTGGCGTTTGGTTTGCCCCGGTCAACCAAGTAGTCATCTCCCTGGGCTACACCGTCTCAGAGGAAGACAAACTACCTTTAATCAAAGCCGGCTTCTTCTTTTAA
- a CDS encoding SIMPL domain-containing protein — protein sequence MKKLFPLFSIVLFLLLSMQSQAQTTALPPLVTVTGTGEVKVQPDQLTFMIGVEVREKTLDDARRVADQRTSALIAYLKKSGIDEKQIQTTYLSLQPMYTGEYGQSTPQFYMATRTMSVTLKKLDKFDEVMAGAYKAGANRVDGIQYSSSQLVKYQEEARSKAVQQAKQKANQLAGDLGAKVGRVYNINEGGQGPMPIYGKMASQRMMAESMAGDASGTTLAAGQIIITSSVEVSFVLE from the coding sequence ATGAAAAAGCTATTTCCCCTTTTTAGCATTGTCCTTTTCCTCTTACTATCTATGCAAAGCCAAGCCCAGACCACCGCTCTTCCGCCGTTGGTGACCGTTACCGGCACCGGTGAGGTGAAGGTACAACCAGACCAGCTCACGTTCATGATTGGCGTGGAGGTGCGGGAGAAAACCCTGGATGATGCCCGGCGAGTAGCCGACCAGCGCACCTCGGCGTTGATTGCCTACCTGAAAAAGAGCGGCATTGACGAAAAACAAATCCAGACCACGTACCTGTCTCTGCAACCCATGTACACCGGTGAGTATGGCCAGAGCACGCCCCAGTTCTACATGGCCACCCGCACTATGTCTGTCACCCTTAAGAAGCTAGACAAGTTTGACGAGGTGATGGCCGGCGCCTACAAGGCAGGTGCTAACCGCGTGGACGGCATTCAGTATTCCAGCAGCCAGCTTGTCAAGTACCAGGAAGAGGCGCGCAGCAAGGCCGTGCAACAAGCCAAGCAGAAAGCAAACCAACTGGCCGGCGACCTGGGCGCCAAGGTGGGCCGGGTGTATAACATCAACGAAGGTGGCCAGGGTCCTATGCCCATCTACGGAAAAATGGCCAGCCAGCGCATGATGGCCGAGTCTATGGCCGGAGACGCCAGCGGCACTACCTTGGCCGCCGGGCAGATCATCATCACGTCCTCAGTTGAGGTAAGCTTTGTATTGGAATAA
- a CDS encoding ribonuclease D, which translates to MNQPAFVLEGRPVYVVDTAEALSEAAAHLGQRPELALDLEFDQHHYTYGFTLCLIQISDGHACFLIDPFSLEDLQPLWDVLENPAIVKIFHHANNDLMLLSMLGCQVRNLVDTAVAAKILNYAKAALGTLLEEELGLNLDKSQQMSNWTLRPLTKKQLEYAALDVLHLHPLKEKMLGKVADLGRLHWLAEEDKLLESITFSTPTDPHLKIKFPQRLTYLQQFILKPIYDFRDELAQKWNIPAGQVINTAALMALLNDPSQDLNQWLHHTRGVHGRLQQDRYEAQLQRLLNGSLQEAKKRQIPNRLPSNPYPPRFKTPETEARKDQLCLVQKALIDAYGAYATPLLLDQSTITHYSQTGDLIIQKNYAREIVLQTAADMGIVL; encoded by the coding sequence ATGAATCAACCTGCATTTGTCTTAGAGGGCAGACCCGTTTACGTGGTGGATACGGCAGAGGCGCTGTCTGAGGCAGCTGCCCATCTTGGCCAAAGACCAGAACTGGCCCTGGACCTAGAATTTGACCAACACCATTATACGTACGGCTTCACGCTCTGCCTTATTCAGATCTCTGACGGGCACGCCTGCTTTCTGATAGATCCTTTCTCCTTAGAAGACCTGCAACCGCTCTGGGACGTGCTGGAGAACCCGGCTATTGTCAAAATCTTCCACCACGCCAACAATGACCTCATGCTCCTGAGCATGCTGGGCTGCCAGGTGCGCAACCTGGTTGACACCGCCGTGGCCGCCAAGATTCTCAACTACGCCAAGGCGGCGTTGGGCACCCTGCTGGAAGAAGAACTGGGTCTTAACCTGGACAAGTCACAGCAGATGAGCAACTGGACGCTTCGGCCCCTTACCAAGAAACAACTGGAGTACGCCGCCCTGGACGTGCTGCACCTGCACCCGCTCAAGGAAAAGATGCTGGGCAAGGTAGCGGACCTGGGACGATTGCACTGGCTGGCAGAGGAAGACAAACTGCTGGAATCCATTACTTTCTCCACGCCCACAGACCCGCATTTGAAGATAAAGTTTCCGCAGCGGCTCACGTACCTGCAGCAGTTCATCTTAAAACCGATTTATGATTTCAGGGATGAGCTAGCGCAGAAATGGAACATTCCGGCCGGGCAGGTCATCAATACTGCTGCACTCATGGCGCTGCTCAATGACCCTAGCCAGGATCTAAACCAGTGGCTGCACCACACGCGCGGCGTTCACGGCCGATTGCAGCAAGACCGCTATGAGGCCCAGCTGCAGCGCCTGCTCAACGGCTCACTGCAGGAGGCCAAGAAACGGCAGATTCCTAACCGGTTACCATCTAACCCGTACCCGCCCCGGTTCAAGACCCCAGAGACCGAAGCCCGCAAAGACCAGCTCTGCCTGGTGCAAAAGGCCCTCATAGACGCCTATGGTGCCTATGCCACGCCGCTACTCCTGGACCAAAGCACCATCACACACTACAGCCAGACCGGTGACTTGATCATTCAGAAGAACTACGCGCGCGAGATTGTTTTGCAGACGGCCGCAGACATGGGTATTGTACTGTAA